Proteins encoded within one genomic window of Hevea brasiliensis isolate MT/VB/25A 57/8 chromosome 8, ASM3005281v1, whole genome shotgun sequence:
- the LOC110672855 gene encoding pathogenesis-related protein 1-like gives MGLCKISVFLACVVGLALVLPSHAQNSIQDYLNAHNTARSAITGANIPALVWDTTLTTQVTAYINTVLGQCDINVDLSVSGLNVKVAQNVLTGLDAVNAWVSEQVYYNYATNSCNGGVCTHYTQVIWKNSISIGCFRAQCINNVNLWIVGCQYSPPGNIPGQLPY, from the coding sequence ATGGGTTTGTGCAAGATTTCAGTTTTTCTTGCTTGTGTCGTAGGCTTGGCCCTGGTGCTTCCTTCCCATGCTCAAAACTCAATTCAAGACTACCTTAATGCCCACAACACAGCTCGTTCAGCAATCACTGGTGCAAACATACCAGCTCTGGTATGGGACACCACATTAACCACACAAGTCACAGCCTACATCAACACGGTGCTTGGTCAATGCGATATCAACGTTGATCTTTCAGTGAGTGGCTTGAATGTGAAAGTAGCTCAAAATGTTCTGACAGGCCTTGATGCAGTGAACGCCTGGGTTAGTGAGCAGGTTTATTATAACTACGCCACCAATTCTTGTAATGGAGGAGTATGCACTCACTACACTCAAGTGATTTGGAAAAACTCTATTAGTATAGGATGTTTCAGGGCTCAGTGCATTAATAATGTGAATTTGTGGATTGTTGGTTGCCAGTATAGTCCCCCAGGCAACATCCCTGGACAACTCCCTTACTAA